Proteins found in one Melospiza melodia melodia isolate bMelMel2 chromosome 13, bMelMel2.pri, whole genome shotgun sequence genomic segment:
- the RPL13 gene encoding large ribosomal subunit protein eL13 encodes MAPSRNGMILKPHFHKDWQRRVATWFNQPARKLRRRKARQAKARRIAPRPVAGPIRPIVRCPTIRYHKKVRAGRGFSLEELKLAGINKKFARTIGISVDPRRRNKSTESLQANVQRLKEYHSKLILFPRKPAMPKKGDSSPEELKMATQLTGPVMPIKNVFKREKARVISEDEKNFKAFASLRMARANARLFGIRAKRAKEAAEQDVEKKK; translated from the exons ATGGCGCCCAGCCGCAATGGGATGATCCTGAAGCCCCACTTCCACAAGGACTGGCAGCGCCGAGTCGCCACCTGGTTCAACCAGCCCGCCCGCAAGCTCCGCAG GAGGAAGGCTCGCCAGGCCAAGGCTCGCCGCATCGCCCCCCGGCCCGTGGCCGGGCCCATCCGGCCCATCGTCAGGTGCCCCACCATCAGATACCACAAAAAGGTCCGTGCTGGCAGAGGCTTCAGCCTGGAGGAGCTTAAG cTCGCTGGCATCAACAAGAAGTTTGCCCGGACTATCGGCATCTCCGTGGATCCCCGGAGGCGGAACAAGTCCACAGAGTCCCTGCAGGCCAACGTGCAGAGGCTGAAGGAGTACCACTCCAAGCTCATCCTCTTCCCCAGGAAGCCAGCCATGCCCAAGAAGGGAGACAGCTCT CCAGAGGAACTCAAGATGGCCACGCAGCTCACAGGACCTGTCATGCCCATCAAGAAT GTTTTCAAGCGGGAGAAGGCGCGTGTCATCTCTGAGGACGAGAAGAACTTCAAGGCCTTTGCCAGCCTTCGCATGGCCCGGGCCAACGCCCGCCTCTTCGGCATCCGCGCCAAGCGCGCCAAGGAAGCGGCGGAGCAGGACGTGGAGAAGAAGAAATGA
- the CPNE7 gene encoding copine-7 encodes MPFAHGAACAPPRPAGMGGVPEPCPQAPLAVLSKVELRVSCKHLLDRDTLNKSDPCVLLLMQSQGQWMEVDRSEVIKSNLNPVFAKIFTVDYYFEEVQKLRFEVYDSHGQAGVGTHDDDFLGGMECTVGQIVAQKRVTKPLFLKYGKFAGKSTITIISEEISGNNGYVELAFRAKKLDDKDLFSKSDPFLEIYRIDDDRSEQLVYRTEVVKNNLSPIWEPFKVSLNSLCSCEEKRKLRCVVWDYDSRGKHDFIGEFFTTFEEMQKAMGENKVQWDCMNPKYKIKKRNYKNSGVVVLLDLKIHRVYSFLDYIMGGCQIHFTVAIDFTASNGDPRNSCSLHYINPYQPNEYLKALVAVGEICQDYDSDKKFSALGFGARIPPKYEVSHDFAINFNPDNDECEGIQGVVESYQSCLPKIQLYGPTNVAPIISKVARVAADEERTKEASQYFILLILTDGVVTDMADTREAIVRASYLPMSIIIVGVGNADFTDMQILDGDDGVLRSPKGEPVLRDIVQFVPFREFKNASPTALAKCVLAEVPKQVVEYYSYKAFPPRCPRPPTPEPNLGSPQ; translated from the exons ATGCCCTTCGCCCACGGGGCCGCCTGTGCCCCGCCGCGCCCGGCTGGCATGGGCGGCGTGCCCGAGCCGTGCCCGCAGGCCCCGCTGGCCGTGCTGTCCAAGGTGGAGCTGCGGGTCAGCTGCAAACACCTCCTGGACCGAGACACCCTCAACAAGTCGGACCCCTGTGTCCTGCTGCTGATGCAGTCCCAGGGCCAGTGGATGGAG GTGGATCGCAGCGAGGTGATCAAGAGCAACCTGAACCCCGTGTTCGCCAAGATCTTCACGGTCGATTACTACTTCGAGGAGGTGCAGAAGCTGCGCTTCGAGGTCTACGACAGCCATGGCCAGGCCGGCGTGGGCACGCACGACGATGACTTCCTGGGGGGCATGGAGTGCACCGTGGGCCAG ATCGTGGCGCAGAAACGGGTGACGAAGCCGCTGTTCCTCAAGTACGGGAAGTTCGCGGGCAAGTCCACGATCACG ATCATCTCGGAGGAGATCTCGGGGAACAACGGCTACGTGGAGCTCGCCTTCCGTGCCAAGAAACTGGATGACAAG gacCTGTTCAGCAAGTCAGATCCCTTCCTGGAGATTTACCGCATCGACGACGACCGCAGCGAGCAGCTGGTGTACCGCACCGAG GTGGTGAAGAACAACCTCAGCCCCATCTGGGAGCCCTTCAAAGTCTCCCTCAACTCGCTCTGCAGCTGTGAGGAGAAGAGGAAGCTGAGG TGTGTGGTGTGGGACTACGACTCGCGGGGCAAGCACGACTTCATCGGGGAGTTCTTCACCACCTTCGAGGAGATGCAGAAGGCCATGGGGGAGAacaag GTGCAGTGGGACTGCATGAACCCCAAGTACAAGATCAAGAAGCGCAACTACAAGAATTCGGGGGTCGTGGTGCTGCTGGACCTGAAG ATCCACAGGGTTTACTCCTTCCTGGATTACATCATGGGCGGCTGCCAGATCCATTTCACG GTGGCCATCGACTTCACGGCCTCCAACGGGGACCCCCGCAACAGCTGCTCCCTGCACTACATCAACCCCTACCAGCCCAACGAGTACCTCaaggctctggtggctgtgggggAGATCTGCCAGGACTATGACAG CGATAAGAAATTCTCAGCTCTGGGCTTTGGTGCCAGGATCCCCCCCAAGTACGAG gtCTCCCACGACTTCGCCATCAACTTCAACCCCGACAACGATGAGTGTGAGG GCATCCAGGGCGTCGTGGAGTCCTACCAGAGCTGCCTGCCCAAAATCCAGCTCTACGGCCCCACCAACGTGGCTCCCATCATCTCCAAGGTGGCTCGGGTGGCAGCTGACGAGGAGCGGACCAAGGAGGCCTCG CAATACTTCATCCTGCTCATCCTCACCGACGGCGTGGTCACGGACATGGCGGACACGCGGGAGGCCATCGTGCGCGCCTCCTACCTGCCCATGTCCATCATCATCGTCGGCGTGGGCAACGCCGACTTCACCGACATGCAGATCCTGGACGGGGACGACGGCGTGCTGCGCTCCCCCAAGGGCGAGCCCGTGCTGCGCGACATCGTCCAGTTCGTGCCCTTCCGCGAGTTCAAGAAC GCGTCGCCCACAGCCCTGGCCAAGTGCGTGCTGGCGGAGGTGCCCAAGCAGGTGGTGGAGTACTACAGCTACAAGGCCTTTcccccgcgctgcccccggcCCCCCACCCCCGAGCCCAACCTCGGCTCCCCGCAGTGA
- the LOC134424084 gene encoding sulfotransferase 2B1-like, giving the protein MERMEVTETFAGIALPGHLHTQESLGFAAAFTFRPSDVLIATYPKSGTTWMQEILTLLFSLGDARPAKTIPNWERAPWLEQIYCREALRDTGGPRLLTTHLPAPVLAPALQRSKAKVIYVARNPKDVAVSFYHFHHLAKFLPDPSSFDAFLTQFLEGTVHYGSWFEHVKGWLGQRHRLDILYVTYEELHQDLRGTAQRLSTFLGCPLAPGTLAALEQHCSFSAMRDNAMANYSLIPAEIMDHSQGRFMRKGVVGDWRSHFSPEQNALFNRRYQEEMGDTELPTQWPMA; this is encoded by the exons ATGGAGCGCATGGAGGTGACCGAGACCTTCGCGGGCATCGCCCTGCCCGGCCACCTCCACACCCAGGAGTCGCTCGGCTTCGCCGCCGCCTTCACCTTCCGCCCCAGCGACGTGCTGATCGCCACCTACCCCAAATCGG GCACCACCTGGATGCAGGAGATCCTGACGCTGCTCTTCAGCCTCGGCGACGCCCGGCCGGCCAAGACCATTCCCAACTGGGAGAGGGCGCCGTGGCTGGAGCAGATCTACTGCCGGGAGGCTCTGCGGGACACGGGCGGCCCGCGGCTCCTCACCACGCACCTGCCCGCGCCCGTGCTGGCCCCCGCCCTGCAGCGCAGCAAGGCCAAG GTGATCTACGTGGCCAGGAACCCCAAAGACGTCGCCGTCTCCTTCTACCACTTCCACCACCTGGCCAAGTTCCTGCCCGACCCCAGCTCCTTCGATGCCTTCCTGACGCAGTTCCTCGAGGGCACAG TGCACTACGGCTCCTGGTTCGAGCACGTCAAGGGCTGGCTGGGCCAGCGGCACCGCCTGGACATCCTCTATGTCACCTACGAGGAGCTGCACCAG GACCTGCGGGGCACCGCGCAGCGCCTCAGCACCTTCCTGGGGTGCCCGCTGGCACCGGGCACGctggcagccctggagcagcactgcagcttcTCGGCCATGCGGGACAACGCCATGGCCAACTACTCCCTGATCCCCGCCGAGATCATGGACCACAGCCAGGGCCGCTTCATGCGCAAGG gggtgGTGGGGGACTGGCGCAGCCACTTCTCCCCCGAGCAGAACGCGCTCTTCAACCGGCGCTACCAGGAGGAGATGGGGGACACGGAGCTGCCCACACAGTGGCCCATGGCCTGA
- the DPEP1 gene encoding dipeptidase 1 — MPGGSVWVLVLALALPSTGQQHLQEAERIMSTTPVIDGHNDLPWQLLRKFYNQLRLPAANLTLLNDTHTNIPKLRQGHVGGQFWSVYVPCETQNKDAVRRTLEQMDVVQRMCDLYPETFLCVTDSSGIREAFRTGKVASLMGVEGGHSIDSSLGVLRTLYRLGARYMTLTHSCNTPWADNWLVDTNDEEPVHHGLSPFGKMVVEEMNRLGMMVDLAHVSVDTMKMVLNISKAPVIFSHSSAYSLCQHRRNVPDDVLQLVASTGSLVMVNFYNAYVTCSEKAQLKDVADHMDYVKKVAGAQAVGFGGDYDGVSGVPTGLEDVSKYPMLVAELLARNWTEQEVKGALAENLLRVFSRVEEVKRSLQGTAPLETPIAFEELERSCRTSYGYSDPVPARAPPAALAPPLALALLLALLS; from the exons ATGCCCGGCGGGAGCGTGTGGGTGCTGGTGCtggcgctggcactgcccagcactggacagcagcacctgcaggaggcCGAGCGCATCATGAGCACCACGCCGGTCATCGACGG gcacaacgacctgccctggcagctcctccGCAAGTTCTACAACCAGCTGAGGCTGCCAGCAGCCAACCTGACCCTGCTGAACGACACCCACACCAACATCCCCAAACTGCGCCAGGGCCACGTGGGCGGGCAG TTCTGGTCGGTGTACGTGCCCTGCGAGACGCAGAACAAGGACGCGGTGAGGCGCACGCTGGAGCAGATGGACGTGGTGCAGCGCATGTGTGACCTGTACCCAGAGACCTTCCTCTGTGTCACTGACAGCAGCG GTATCCGGGAGGCGTTCCGGACCGGGAAGGTGGCCAGCCTGATGGGGGTGGAGGGCGGCCACTCCATCGACAGCAGCCTGGGCGTCCTGCGCACTCTGTACCGCCTGGGTGCCCGCTACATGACCCTCACCCACAGCTGCAACACCCCCTG GGCTGACAACTGGCTGGTGGACACCAACGATGAGGAACCTGTGCACCACGGCCTCTCACCCTTTGGGAAG atggTGGTGGAGGAGATGAACCGCCTGGGCATGATGGTGGACCTGGCCCACGTCTCAGTGGACACCATGAAGATGGTGCTGAACATCTCCAAGGCCCCCGTCATCTTCAGTCACTCCTCTGCCTACAGCCTCTGCCAGCACCGCCGCAACGTGCCCGACGACGTGCTGCAGCTGGTG gccTCCACGGGCAGCTTGGTGATGGTCAACTTCTACAACGCCTACGTGACCTGCAGCGAGAAGGCGCAGCTGAAGGACGTGGCAG ACCACATGGACTATGTGAAGAAGGTGGCCGGTGCCCAGGCTGTCGGCTTCGGGGGGGACTACGACGGGGTCTCAGG GGTCCCCACCGGCCTGGAGGACGTCTCCAAGTATCCCATGCTGGTGGCCGAGCTGCTGGCGAGGAACTGGACGGAGCAGGAGGTGaagggagccctggctgagaaccTGCTCCGGGTCTTCAGCAGAGTGGAGGAG GTGAAGAGGAGCCTGCAGGGCACGGCTCCCCTCGAGACCCCCATCGCCTTCGAGGAGCTGGAGAGGTCGTGCAGAACCAGCTACGGCTACTCCGACCCGGTGCCCGCCCGGGCACCGCCCGCAGCCCTGGCACCGCCGCTGGCCCTGGcgctgctcctggccctgctctccTAG
- the CHMP1A gene encoding charged multivesicular body protein 1a, which yields MDDTLFQLKFTAKQLEKLSKKAEKDSKAEQAKVKKALQQKNVECARVYAENAIRKRNEGLNWLRMASRVDAVASKVQTAVTMKGVTKNMAQVTKALDKALSSMDLQKVSAVMDKFEQQVQNLDVHTSVMEDSMSSATTLSTPQEQVDSLIVQIAEENGLEIMDQLSQLPEGASALGESSVRSQEDQLSRRLAALRN from the exons ATGGACG acacGCTCTTCCAGCTGAAG TTCACTGCCAAGCAGCTGGAGAAGCTCTCCAAGAAAGCCGAGAAGGACTCCAAGGCTGAGCAGGCCAAAGTCAAAAAG gccctgcagcagaAGAACGTGGAGTGTGCCCGTGTCTATGCTGAGAACGCCATCCGCAAGCGGAACGAGGGGCTGAACTGGCTGCGCATGGCGTCGCGCGTGGACGCCGTGGCCTCCAAGGTGCAGACGGCCGTCACCATGAAGGGG GTGACGAAGAACATGGCCCAGGTGACCAAGGCTCTGGACAAGGCCCTGAGCTCCATGGACCTGCAGAAGGTGTCGGCGGTGATGGATAAATTCGAGCAGCAAGTGCAGAACCTGGATGTCCACACGTCG GTCATGGAGGACTCCATGAGCTCGGCCACCACGCTGAGCACGCCGCAGGAGCAGGTGGACAGCCTGATCGTGCAGATCGCCGAGGAGAACGGGCTGGAGATCATGGACCAGCTGAGCCAGCTGCCCGAGGGCGCCTCGGCCCTGGGGGAGAGCTCTGTGCGCTCCCAGGAGGACCAGCTGTCCCGCAG gctgGCTGCCCTGAGGAACTGA
- the CDK10 gene encoding cyclin-dependent kinase 10 isoform X1: protein MDNEKDGMPISSLREITLLLQLQHPNIVELKDVVVGNHLESIFLVMGYCEQDLASLLENMQTPFSEAQVKCIILQVLRGLQYLHENYIIHRDLKVSNLLMTDKGCVKIADFGLARTYGMPPKPMTPKVVTLWYRAPELLLGMTTQTTSIDMWAAGCILAELLAHKPLLPGTSEIHQIDLIVQLLGTPNENIWPGFSKLPLATQYTLRKQPYNNLKHRFPWLSEAGLRLLNFLFMYDPKKRATAKDCLESSYFKEKPLPCEPELMPTFPHHRNKRAASTALESQAKRSKP, encoded by the exons ATGGACAACGAGAAGGATG gAATGCCCATCAGCAGCCTGCGGGAGATCaccctcctcctgcagctccagcaccccAACATTGTGGAGCTGAAGGACGTGGTTGTGGGAAACCACCTGGAGAG CATTTTCCTGGTGATGGGGTACTGCGAGCAGGACCTGGCCAGTCTCCTGGAGAACATGCAAACGCCCTTCTCGGAGGCTCAG GTGAAGTGCATCATCCTGCAGGTGCTCAGGGGCCTGCAGTACCTCCATGAGAACTACATCATCCACAG GGACCTGAAGGTCTCCAACCTGCTGATGACCGACAAGGGCTGTGTGAAGATAG CTGACTTTGGCCTGGCACGCACCTACGGGATGCCCCCTAAGCCCATGACCCCCAAAGTGGTGACCCTGTG GTACCGtgcaccagagctgctgctgggcatgACCACCCAGACCACCAGCATTGACATGTG GGCTGCTGGCTGCATCCTGGCCGAGCTGCTGGCACACAAACCACTGCTGCCAGGCACCTCTGAGATCCACCAGATCGACCTGATCGTGCAGCTCCTGGGGACACCCAACGAGAACATCTGGCCG GGCTTCTCCAAGCTGCCCCTGGCCACGCAGTACACCCTGCGCAAGCAGCCCTACAACAACCTCAAGCACAGGTTCCCCTGGCTCTCGGAGGCTGGGCTGCGACTGCTCAACTTCCTCTTCATGTACGACCCCAAGAAAAG GGCCACGGCCAAGGACTGCCTGGAGAGCTCCTACTTCAAGGAGAAGCCCTTGC CCTGTGAGCCCGAGCTGATGCCCACCTTCCCGCACCACCGGAACAAGCGGGCGGCCAGCACGGCCCTGGAGAGCCAGGCCAAGCGCAGCAagccctga
- the CDK10 gene encoding cyclin-dependent kinase 10 isoform X2 — MPISSLREITLLLQLQHPNIVELKDVVVGNHLESIFLVMGYCEQDLASLLENMQTPFSEAQVKCIILQVLRGLQYLHENYIIHRDLKVSNLLMTDKGCVKIADFGLARTYGMPPKPMTPKVVTLWYRAPELLLGMTTQTTSIDMWAAGCILAELLAHKPLLPGTSEIHQIDLIVQLLGTPNENIWPGFSKLPLATQYTLRKQPYNNLKHRFPWLSEAGLRLLNFLFMYDPKKRATAKDCLESSYFKEKPLPCEPELMPTFPHHRNKRAASTALESQAKRSKP; from the exons ATGCCCATCAGCAGCCTGCGGGAGATCaccctcctcctgcagctccagcaccccAACATTGTGGAGCTGAAGGACGTGGTTGTGGGAAACCACCTGGAGAG CATTTTCCTGGTGATGGGGTACTGCGAGCAGGACCTGGCCAGTCTCCTGGAGAACATGCAAACGCCCTTCTCGGAGGCTCAG GTGAAGTGCATCATCCTGCAGGTGCTCAGGGGCCTGCAGTACCTCCATGAGAACTACATCATCCACAG GGACCTGAAGGTCTCCAACCTGCTGATGACCGACAAGGGCTGTGTGAAGATAG CTGACTTTGGCCTGGCACGCACCTACGGGATGCCCCCTAAGCCCATGACCCCCAAAGTGGTGACCCTGTG GTACCGtgcaccagagctgctgctgggcatgACCACCCAGACCACCAGCATTGACATGTG GGCTGCTGGCTGCATCCTGGCCGAGCTGCTGGCACACAAACCACTGCTGCCAGGCACCTCTGAGATCCACCAGATCGACCTGATCGTGCAGCTCCTGGGGACACCCAACGAGAACATCTGGCCG GGCTTCTCCAAGCTGCCCCTGGCCACGCAGTACACCCTGCGCAAGCAGCCCTACAACAACCTCAAGCACAGGTTCCCCTGGCTCTCGGAGGCTGGGCTGCGACTGCTCAACTTCCTCTTCATGTACGACCCCAAGAAAAG GGCCACGGCCAAGGACTGCCTGGAGAGCTCCTACTTCAAGGAGAAGCCCTTGC CCTGTGAGCCCGAGCTGATGCCCACCTTCCCGCACCACCGGAACAAGCGGGCGGCCAGCACGGCCCTGGAGAGCCAGGCCAAGCGCAGCAagccctga
- the SPATA2L gene encoding spermatogenesis-associated protein 2-like protein, with translation GLTLPFPQDVCGLGAAAGAAAGLRAGIAAGVPPGVPPLSAAGARPRRDLPRPRRGGAAAAAAAAGAGAAGGAARGRPGTAGPGAAGPPRPRAGAARPGRRLPAAGAGGRQPLPLPVAPGVRQHPGEAPRWRGDGVGVPRHPQPRSPLSLQTFSGAYVHLLRPALPEADLLRSLGRLGYERRERHRLAVGRLPPGPALIAAAVGFLACRLECEILAERALQLRQPRAEELLEARHRAGSAKGWLEMLQDLGTQRRVAPDCGDSVDLYQERPDSPEDTGSKDTAPPALWRDPQDMPARGWGRCNSTLGPEPAGSADPDTSSHLFPQPELVGTGTSPQVLGEPRDSPQAAPELPCYQLHSCLQRGMLPSYCCSTCRQLHGGGCALGRACRSQHRGQELHGERQQRLWLQRSELDMLLARGSVPPS, from the coding sequence GGTCTCACGCTGCCGTTCCCGCAGGATGTGTGCGGGCTCGGCGCTGCGGCAGGAGCAGCGGCAGGACTTCGGGCAGGAATTGCGGCAGGAGTTCCACCGGGAGTACCGCCGCTCTCTGCAGCGGGAGCTCGGCCCCGCCGGGacctgccccggccccgccgtggcggagcggctgcggcagcggctgcagcaggagccggCGCTGCTGGAGGCGCTGCACGAGGacgccctggcactgctggcccgGGGGCTGCGGGACCACCCCGACCCCGGGCTGGCGCTGCGAGGCCTGGCCGGCGCCTTCCGGCTGCTGGAGCTGGCGGCCGTCAACCTCTACCTCTTCCCGTGGCGCCGGGAGTTCGGCAGCATCCCGGTGAGGCCCCGAGGTGGCGAGGGGATGGTGTGGGGGTCCCCAGACACCCTCAGCCACGCTCCCCGCTCTCCTTGCAGACCTTCTCCGGCGCCTACGTGCACCTGCTGCGCCCGGCGCTCCCCGAAGCCGACCTGCTGCGGAGTTTGGGCCGGCTGGGCTACGAGCGGCGGGAGCGGCACCGCCTGGCCGTGGGCCGGCTGCCCCCGGGGCCCGCGCTGATCGCCGCTGCTGTCGGCTTCCTGGCCTGCCGCCTGGAGTGCGAGATCCTGGCGGAGCGGGCGCTGCAGCTGCGACAGCCCCGTgccgaggagctgctggaggcacGGCACCGGGCTGGGAGTGCCAAGGGATGGCTGGAGATGCTGCAGGACCTGGGGACACAGCGCAGGGTGGCTCCCGACTGTGGTGACAGCGTGGATCTCTACCAGGAGAGGCCAGACAGCCCTGAAGACACGGGCAGCAAGGACACAGCCCCCCCAGCGCTGTGGAGGGACCCTCAGGACATGCCCGCGAGGGGCTGGGGCCGCTGCAACAGCACGCTGGGGCCAGAGCCTGCGGGCAGCGCTGATCCGGACACCTCCTCTCACCTGTTCCCGCAGCCAGAGCTGGTGGGGACCGGCACAAGTCCCCAGGTGCTGGGGGAGCCCCGGGATTCCCCCCAGGCTGCGCCAGAGCTGCCCTGCTACCAGCTGCACTCGTGCCTGCAGCGGGGCATGCTGCCCTCGTACTGCTGCAGCACCTGCCGGCAGCTGCACGGGGGCGGCTGCGCCCTGGGCCGCGCCTGCCGCAGCCAGCACCGCGGGCAGGAGCTGCACGGGGAGCGGCAGCAGCGCCTCTGGCTGCAGCGCAGCGagctggacatgctgctggcccgGGGCTCTGTGCCCCCCTCCTGA